One segment of Amycolatopsis alba DSM 44262 DNA contains the following:
- a CDS encoding HAMP domain-containing protein, with protein sequence MLVRRLVGQVRRVAQGDIDQRVDTDGRSEVGTIGGAVERCGSVPGARSPRQHEPPIALPASKKPTGSPPSSAPK encoded by the coding sequence ATGCTGGTGCGCCGGCTCGTCGGACAGGTCCGGCGGGTGGCGCAGGGCGACATCGATCAGCGGGTCGACACGGACGGCCGGTCGGAGGTCGGCACCATCGGCGGCGCCGTGGAGCGATGCGGCTCCGTGCCCGGAGCGAGGTCACCGCGGCAGCACGAGCCGCCGATCGCCTTGCCCGCTTCGAAGAAACCGACCGGATCGCCACCGAGCTCGGCACCAAAGTGA
- the shbA gene encoding RNA polymerase sigma factor ShbA: protein MSSAAVMSSKTAERLVNRSSVGTRGARKLAGRANPDVVAAVLDRVGDPAVAAAPAVSRTGVPQGSPKYTTPEHLPRPGGRLTKEDLDPLVKDAGDGNPAAIQSLLRMIGPVVVRYCRARMGGRDLSYLSADDVAQEVCMAVLKALPGYQDRGGSFLYLVHAIAANKVSDAYRAVSGDRSEPVPELPERPIGDNEPETHALHLDLGARLNRLLSTLPRVQQEILALRIAVGLSAAETAEALGISAGNVRVTQHRALARLRTMVKQDEF, encoded by the coding sequence ATGAGTTCCGCCGCTGTCATGTCGTCGAAGACCGCCGAGCGTCTGGTCAACCGGTCCTCGGTCGGTACCCGGGGCGCCCGCAAGCTTGCAGGTCGCGCGAACCCGGACGTCGTTGCCGCGGTGCTCGATCGTGTCGGTGATCCCGCAGTCGCGGCGGCTCCTGCAGTCTCGCGAACCGGAGTGCCCCAGGGTTCTCCGAAATATACGACTCCGGAGCACCTGCCTCGACCGGGCGGACGGCTGACGAAGGAGGACCTTGATCCCCTCGTCAAGGACGCGGGCGACGGGAATCCCGCCGCGATCCAGTCGCTGCTGCGGATGATCGGCCCGGTCGTGGTCCGGTACTGCCGCGCCAGAATGGGCGGCCGCGATCTGTCCTACCTGTCGGCGGACGACGTCGCGCAGGAAGTCTGCATGGCGGTGCTGAAAGCACTGCCCGGCTACCAGGATCGCGGTGGTTCGTTCCTTTATCTCGTGCACGCGATCGCCGCCAACAAGGTCTCCGATGCCTACCGCGCGGTCTCCGGTGACCGGTCGGAGCCGGTACCGGAACTCCCGGAGCGGCCCATCGGCGACAACGAACCCGAAACCCACGCCCTGCACCTCGACCTCGGTGCCCGGCTCAACCGCCTGCTCTCCACTCTTCCGCGTGTGCAGCAGGAGATCCTCGCCCTCCGCATCGCCGTCGGCCTGTCCGCCGCCGAAACCGCCGAGGCGCTCGGGATCTCCGCCGGCAACGTGCGCGTGACGCAGCACCGCGCACTGGCCCGCCTGCGGACGATGGTCAAGCAGGACGAGTTCTAG
- a CDS encoding NACHT domain-containing protein, which translates to MANDYHLEELGPRAFEQLAVALAAATFGPGVEVYGSGKDGGREATIDGRIEWDAGETAWDGYTVIQAKQCENPRSPADNLLWLQGQIHRELNTWMDTTSKRERFPNYVLFISNVRLSASQGGGVDQIRDYAGREIKRNHALGKSDTPHSRGLRKIKVWHRDTLNALISGNQGVRAAFPALLTVGDLLTRLRTLPGIVDPETLTPVLRDHAVSTLRNDRWIRFGEAGGLQARQSVDRVVVDLPVQTGDGSSKRALDISLELGNAILRRSVWPADQPRHLVITGAAGNGKSTIARYLTQVYRARFLEGDTVTPAADVIMNETATSLERLHLSAPSSRRWPLNVSLPAMAKDMGPDGGPSMIRWLSQQVTNRASIEILPATLEKWLQAWPSVLFLDGFDEVTAPSLRQRVVDEIAELVDHADNLDADLFIVVTTRPTGYTERIMPAEFAQIDLDYFTISEAVAYGRHVTTQRLHDDVSMQEQVLERFDRAASAPATERLIKTPLQVLILTFILENLGDLPATRYELFWSYYDTVYKREQEKPTAHRSFLRGHRDDITELHERVGLLLHTHSENTDEPQARLPLTSLRQLAHDRMIEVGHDDIDEADDLADRIIDIATTRLVLLAADQDETVSFEVRSLQELMAARALVNGDDDTIFKNLTATAPSPHWRNTWLFAAGKLFTESDHRRTLVLDIVNGFDHSSNDWPGWLYPVGSELAAHLLDDGMAESKPTALKALVTIALRCLHGPMPKEFAAVAAGLSYAAKHKALHALIRNELRAAFAGSPTTAGVASMLMLESSGITMVPGQPSPSAVKRIAQIWQYTPPKGPTTKIGKLLRKPLSDLHDKPGAALLESVLDECDKLALFKMPDGSLWPAAVPASFDGRRLNTVLDDPDASTLLDLCLGDLDPLHWTARSLLAQAVSSARSRRPVNGELVVKYLH; encoded by the coding sequence GTGGCGAACGACTACCACCTGGAGGAACTCGGCCCGCGCGCCTTCGAGCAACTTGCTGTGGCCCTGGCTGCCGCGACGTTCGGCCCAGGTGTCGAAGTGTATGGCTCTGGCAAGGACGGTGGCCGAGAAGCAACCATCGATGGGCGCATCGAGTGGGACGCCGGCGAGACGGCATGGGACGGCTACACCGTTATCCAGGCCAAACAGTGTGAAAATCCCAGATCGCCCGCCGACAACCTGCTGTGGCTCCAGGGGCAGATCCATCGCGAACTCAATACCTGGATGGACACAACATCGAAGCGTGAACGGTTCCCGAATTACGTACTATTTATCTCGAATGTACGACTATCTGCCTCGCAGGGCGGCGGCGTCGACCAGATCCGCGACTACGCCGGACGCGAAATCAAACGCAATCACGCGCTGGGCAAGTCTGACACTCCTCACTCACGCGGCCTACGCAAGATCAAGGTATGGCACCGTGACACGCTGAACGCACTGATATCAGGCAATCAGGGCGTACGTGCGGCTTTTCCCGCCCTCCTCACTGTCGGAGACCTGCTTACTCGACTGCGGACGCTGCCCGGGATCGTAGACCCCGAAACGCTGACGCCCGTCTTGCGCGATCACGCCGTAAGCACGCTGCGTAACGATAGATGGATTCGATTCGGCGAGGCCGGCGGCTTGCAGGCACGGCAGTCGGTTGACCGTGTGGTCGTCGATCTCCCAGTGCAGACGGGTGACGGCTCGTCGAAGCGAGCGCTCGACATAAGTCTCGAACTTGGGAACGCAATACTTCGCCGGTCAGTATGGCCCGCGGATCAGCCCCGGCATCTCGTCATTACCGGTGCCGCAGGCAACGGTAAAAGCACCATCGCGAGATACCTCACCCAGGTCTACCGTGCGCGGTTCCTTGAGGGCGACACCGTGACTCCTGCAGCTGACGTGATCATGAATGAGACGGCCACATCCCTTGAACGGCTCCACTTGTCCGCCCCCAGCAGTCGACGGTGGCCGCTGAACGTGTCACTTCCGGCGATGGCCAAGGACATGGGGCCGGACGGAGGTCCGTCGATGATCCGGTGGCTGAGTCAGCAGGTGACGAACCGGGCGTCAATCGAAATTCTGCCTGCCACTCTTGAGAAATGGCTGCAAGCGTGGCCAAGCGTCCTGTTCCTTGACGGGTTTGATGAAGTTACCGCTCCGTCGCTAAGGCAACGAGTGGTCGACGAGATCGCCGAACTCGTCGACCATGCCGACAACCTCGACGCGGACCTGTTCATCGTCGTCACCACACGACCAACCGGGTACACCGAGCGGATCATGCCCGCCGAGTTCGCACAAATCGACCTGGACTACTTCACAATCAGCGAAGCTGTGGCCTACGGAAGGCACGTGACCACCCAGCGCCTTCATGACGACGTGTCAATGCAGGAGCAGGTACTCGAGCGCTTCGATCGAGCGGCGTCCGCACCCGCAACCGAACGACTCATCAAGACACCGCTTCAGGTCTTGATCCTGACTTTCATCTTGGAGAACTTGGGAGATCTGCCGGCGACACGGTACGAGTTGTTCTGGTCGTACTATGACACTGTTTACAAACGTGAGCAGGAAAAACCCACAGCTCACCGCAGCTTCCTCCGCGGACATCGCGACGATATTACCGAGTTGCACGAGCGCGTAGGACTGCTGTTGCACACCCACAGCGAAAACACCGACGAACCCCAGGCGCGCCTTCCTCTGACCAGCTTGAGGCAGCTGGCTCACGATCGGATGATTGAGGTCGGGCATGACGACATCGATGAGGCAGATGATCTCGCCGATCGGATCATCGACATCGCAACCACGCGCCTGGTACTCCTGGCCGCGGACCAGGACGAGACCGTATCTTTCGAGGTCCGCAGCCTTCAGGAACTCATGGCTGCCCGCGCTCTCGTCAACGGCGACGACGACACCATCTTTAAGAACCTTACTGCCACGGCACCAAGCCCGCATTGGCGCAACACATGGCTCTTCGCAGCAGGCAAGCTCTTTACCGAGAGTGATCACCGGCGCACTCTCGTGTTGGACATCGTCAACGGCTTCGACCACAGCAGTAATGATTGGCCGGGGTGGCTCTACCCTGTTGGCTCCGAACTCGCCGCTCACCTGCTCGACGATGGCATGGCCGAAAGCAAGCCGACTGCGTTGAAAGCGCTGGTCACTATTGCACTCCGATGCCTCCACGGCCCGATGCCAAAAGAATTCGCCGCCGTAGCTGCCGGCCTGTCGTATGCCGCGAAACACAAGGCACTTCATGCGCTCATCCGAAACGAATTGCGCGCGGCATTCGCCGGCAGTCCCACCACCGCTGGCGTCGCCAGCATGCTGATGCTTGAATCATCCGGAATCACGATGGTCCCAGGGCAACCCAGTCCAAGCGCCGTGAAACGCATCGCCCAGATTTGGCAATATACCCCACCGAAAGGGCCAACAACGAAAATTGGCAAACTGCTACGCAAGCCGCTTTCCGACCTTCACGATAAGCCAGGCGCTGCGCTTCTAGAATCGGTACTCGACGAGTGCGACAAACTAGCCCTCTTCAAGATGCCCGACGGCAGCTTATGGCCAGCCGCCGTTCCTGCATCCTTTGACGGCCGACGACTCAACACCGTCCTCGACGACCCCGACGCATCAACTCTCCTTGACCTATGTCTTGGAGATCTCGACCCTCTCCATTGGACCGCACGTTCTCTTCTCGCGCAAGCCGTCTCGTCGGCGCGGTCACGACGCCCCGTGAATGGAGAACTAGTGGTGAAGTACCTGCACTGA
- a CDS encoding methyltransferase domain-containing protein: MDALDTATWETRAAALAAELTADGVLADPAWRAAIAATPRHLFVPHILNGPASLSTGDPGWLDAVYANESLATQTRPASDDTTGREIASSSSSKPAVMAVMLERLAAEPGHQVLEIGTGTGYNAALLSHRLGADNVFSLDLDPKLVDTAQEHLTAAGYHPHLAAGDGFAGWPGEMTFDRIIATCAVTAIPPAWINQLADGGRIIATLDAGAAGPLLVLDKTAEDEVSGRIDPFPVLFMPMRTDVTSPFAPGQSPSAAAAGMPHYGTTAVDPAALMEWPDLALFLWLHAPGLRLGGSVEHGVVVAERGPARAEVDLAPLVEGTWAVRQSGPYRLWDTVEHAVAMFDALDKPDATRLGVTALNVPGKQFIWLDDPDSDHSWPLA, translated from the coding sequence TTGGACGCCCTGGACACCGCCACCTGGGAAACCCGGGCGGCCGCCCTCGCTGCCGAGCTGACTGCCGACGGTGTCCTGGCCGACCCAGCGTGGCGCGCCGCGATCGCCGCGACGCCCCGGCACCTGTTCGTCCCGCACATCCTTAACGGTCCCGCCTCGCTGAGCACTGGTGATCCAGGCTGGCTGGACGCGGTCTACGCCAACGAATCCCTGGCTACCCAGACACGACCTGCCAGTGACGACACGACCGGGCGGGAGATCGCCAGCTCGTCCTCGAGCAAGCCGGCGGTCATGGCGGTGATGCTGGAGCGGCTCGCCGCCGAACCTGGACACCAGGTGCTGGAGATCGGCACTGGCACCGGCTACAACGCCGCCCTGTTGTCGCATCGCCTCGGCGCGGACAACGTCTTCTCCCTCGACCTCGACCCCAAGCTGGTCGACACCGCCCAAGAACACCTCACTGCAGCCGGCTACCACCCGCACCTGGCCGCCGGCGACGGGTTCGCGGGCTGGCCGGGCGAGATGACGTTCGACCGGATCATCGCGACCTGCGCGGTCACCGCGATCCCGCCAGCCTGGATCAACCAGCTTGCCGACGGCGGCCGGATCATCGCCACCCTCGACGCTGGTGCCGCTGGGCCGCTGCTCGTGCTCGACAAGACCGCCGAGGACGAAGTCAGCGGCCGCATCGACCCGTTCCCCGTGCTGTTCATGCCGATGCGTACCGACGTCACCAGCCCGTTCGCCCCCGGCCAGAGCCCGTCGGCGGCCGCGGCCGGGATGCCGCACTATGGCACCACCGCTGTGGACCCCGCCGCGCTCATGGAATGGCCCGATCTGGCGTTGTTCCTCTGGCTGCACGCGCCTGGCCTTCGGCTCGGCGGCAGCGTCGAACACGGCGTCGTCGTCGCCGAGCGCGGTCCCGCCCGCGCCGAAGTCGACCTGGCGCCCCTGGTTGAAGGGACGTGGGCGGTACGGCAGTCCGGGCCCTACCGGCTGTGGGACACCGTGGAGCACGCCGTCGCCATGTTCGACGCCCTCGACAAACCGGACGCCACCCGGCTCGGTGTCACCGCGCTGAACGTCCCCGGCAAACAGTTCATCTGGCTCGACGACCCCGATAGCGACCACAGCTGGCCGTTGGCCTGA
- a CDS encoding tyrosine-type recombinase/integrase: MAYIQDRWWKDKRSPSTGERIRDGAGVPARTKTTRFGTGLRYRVRFTDPDGDERSKSFPDGQLALARKFKTKMENDLYAGIYISPRAGDVSFADLSVTYRQGRSQDESSKVNLANIFDNQILPFLGKKRIRNIDVAVVRQWKLWLAEHSHISVNYQADAWMTASATLDVAVEARLIGTNPFRSRLLCPPRRVFHRVTPWPATKIRTIKQALPDRYKIAVPLGAGLGLRPGEVFAFSPENIDRTKLTYNCDRQIVYRNGILAFKLPKGHKSRTIPMTKAILRMIDDYTAAYPPCAVTLPWAEQDRIRTQTVNLLVTDTRRRPWRGSTWGQRVWRPAFDQADISYQRQQDGMQALRHFYASHLLAQGVTIKEIAAYLGHSSEAFTLKIYVHLTLTSYDRARLAIDTMFPPTPARRRMAGNQGRRIKMAGLNRRPRHLAHAPALDQNRR, encoded by the coding sequence GTGGCATACATACAGGATCGATGGTGGAAGGATAAACGAAGCCCTTCGACCGGCGAACGCATTCGAGACGGCGCCGGAGTTCCAGCACGCACGAAAACCACTCGCTTCGGCACTGGCCTGCGCTACCGTGTCCGCTTCACCGATCCTGACGGCGATGAGCGTTCAAAGTCGTTCCCTGATGGGCAACTTGCTCTGGCTCGCAAGTTCAAGACGAAGATGGAGAACGACCTCTACGCCGGCATCTACATCAGTCCCAGGGCGGGCGACGTCAGCTTCGCAGACTTGTCCGTCACCTACCGGCAGGGCAGGTCACAGGACGAGTCCAGCAAAGTCAACCTCGCCAACATCTTCGACAATCAAATACTGCCCTTCCTCGGCAAGAAGAGGATCAGGAACATCGACGTAGCAGTGGTGCGGCAGTGGAAGCTCTGGCTGGCCGAGCACTCCCACATCTCCGTCAACTACCAGGCTGACGCCTGGATGACCGCGTCCGCGACACTCGACGTGGCAGTCGAAGCAAGATTGATCGGAACTAACCCCTTCCGAAGCCGCCTCCTCTGCCCGCCACGACGCGTCTTTCATCGAGTGACACCGTGGCCGGCGACCAAAATACGCACGATTAAGCAGGCACTTCCCGATCGATACAAGATAGCCGTACCACTCGGCGCAGGCCTCGGCCTCCGCCCAGGTGAAGTGTTCGCCTTCTCCCCCGAGAACATCGACCGCACGAAACTCACATACAACTGCGATCGTCAAATCGTGTACCGCAACGGAATTCTGGCCTTCAAATTACCGAAGGGACATAAGTCCAGAACGATCCCCATGACCAAAGCTATCCTTCGGATGATAGATGACTACACGGCGGCCTACCCGCCCTGCGCCGTCACTCTCCCCTGGGCCGAGCAGGACAGGATCCGCACCCAGACTGTCAACCTGCTCGTCACCGACACAAGACGTCGGCCGTGGCGAGGATCCACCTGGGGACAACGCGTATGGCGACCCGCCTTCGACCAAGCCGACATCTCCTACCAGCGACAGCAGGACGGCATGCAGGCTCTGCGCCACTTCTACGCCTCACATCTGCTCGCCCAAGGCGTCACGATCAAGGAAATCGCCGCCTACCTCGGCCACTCCTCCGAAGCCTTCACCCTCAAAATCTACGTGCACCTGACCCTGACCAGCTACGACCGAGCACGGCTCGCGATCGACACCATGTTCCCGCCCACACCGGCCAGACGCAGGATGGCAGGGAACCAGGGCCGCCGCATCAAGATGGCAGGGCTGAACCGCCGACCTCGACATCTGGCACACGCCCCGGCGCTCGACCAAAACAGGCGTTGA
- a CDS encoding ImmA/IrrE family metallo-endopeptidase codes for MEERAGIGLGPLQALDPYRLAEEHGIPVYPLDELGDGPKAYAAIHHFTSARSKVWSAALVPVGSSRLIIENTAHSATRRRASLAHELGHHLLEHEFAGMLLTDDGCRRFDPARENEAKFISGQVLIPDAAAKRAAFDGKENHQVAAAYGVSEQFAQMRMSGARVLAQRALAKQARSR; via the coding sequence GTGGAAGAGCGAGCTGGGATCGGACTTGGACCTCTTCAGGCGCTGGATCCATATCGGCTCGCCGAGGAGCACGGCATACCTGTCTACCCACTGGACGAGCTCGGGGACGGACCGAAGGCGTATGCCGCGATTCACCACTTCACGTCGGCCCGTTCGAAGGTATGGTCGGCCGCGCTCGTGCCGGTCGGTAGCAGCCGCCTCATTATCGAAAACACCGCCCATAGCGCGACGAGACGTCGAGCGAGTCTGGCCCACGAACTGGGGCATCATCTACTCGAGCACGAGTTCGCAGGGATGCTGCTGACCGACGACGGCTGCCGTCGCTTCGACCCGGCCAGAGAGAACGAAGCCAAGTTCATCTCGGGACAAGTCCTAATCCCCGATGCCGCGGCGAAACGTGCCGCGTTCGACGGGAAGGAGAATCACCAGGTCGCGGCCGCGTACGGCGTGAGCGAACAATTCGCCCAGATGCGGATGTCCGGTGCGCGAGTGCTGGCCCAGCGCGCACTCGCCAAGCAAGCCCGCAGTCGATAG
- a CDS encoding helix-turn-helix domain-containing protein, producing the protein MANASIDVIALHGALDAAREARELSWRQLAKLLDVSPSTMSRLANGKNPDVEAFATMVRWLDVPAEKFMIDDEELQRRAAEPPDLVAELAPLLRARPDLEPEDVEHLEELIGSAVRRFGADRARRVN; encoded by the coding sequence GTGGCCAACGCGAGCATCGACGTGATCGCCCTTCACGGGGCTCTGGATGCTGCCAGGGAGGCCAGGGAGTTGTCGTGGCGCCAGTTGGCGAAGCTTCTCGACGTCAGCCCGTCGACGATGTCGCGGTTGGCGAACGGGAAGAACCCCGATGTGGAGGCGTTCGCCACGATGGTGCGGTGGCTCGACGTGCCGGCGGAGAAATTCATGATCGACGACGAGGAACTGCAGCGTCGGGCTGCCGAGCCGCCGGACCTTGTGGCCGAATTGGCGCCGTTGCTGCGGGCGCGCCCGGACCTTGAGCCGGAGGACGTCGAGCATCTGGAGGAGCTGATCGGATCGGCGGTGCGGCGTTTCGGTGCCGACCGGGCCAGAAGGGTGAACTGA
- a CDS encoding multiubiquitin domain-containing protein, translating to MSTTTEPEPAADRHGRPPARIAVTVNNDPVELPAHRMTGAEIKAAAVEQGADLQTDFQLSVKKGKHYDVVGDDEVISVHKGQEFIAVAADDNS from the coding sequence ATGTCCACAACCACTGAGCCCGAGCCCGCTGCCGACCGACACGGACGGCCTCCCGCCCGGATCGCGGTCACGGTCAACAACGACCCCGTCGAACTTCCTGCCCACCGGATGACTGGAGCGGAGATCAAGGCCGCGGCTGTCGAACAGGGCGCCGACCTTCAGACTGACTTCCAGTTGTCTGTGAAGAAGGGCAAGCACTATGACGTCGTCGGGGACGACGAGGTCATCTCCGTTCACAAAGGGCAGGAGTTCATCGCCGTCGCCGCGGACGACAACTCGTGA
- a CDS encoding ThiF family adenylyltransferase, translating into MVHHTVNPPAPGWNLTLSPQLWSDLQRHLFRPDDDEHGAVILAGRTDGPRGPRLLARELILATDGVDYIEGTTGYRALKPEFVRDAALRARDEKLNYLAVHNHFGTTTVSFSPVDLASHERGYPALRKITRQTVGGLVLTSRAAAGDLWLPDGTRAPLTEVVIPGGNLIRLTPSPASATLSDPCHDRQARLFGDRGQQAFRKMRVAVVGLGGVGSLVVELLARLGVGHLVLVDHDTVDETNLPRLVAADQGDIGSNKIELAARNAQRANPAIDLTVIPEQVQHPEALRAVAATDWIFLAADTDAARHWINQTVHQYLVPATQAGVKIPVDTAGKVGRIHVAVRQLIPAGSCMWCDGLINPTALALDMLPGKIQERARYVDEIPAPSVIALNSLAAGEAVNHFMLAVTNFHTDDDEHSFLHFPRSGQRAYQKARRDPTCPTCSSLGRIARGDTPS; encoded by the coding sequence GTGGTTCACCACACAGTGAATCCGCCCGCCCCAGGCTGGAACCTCACCCTTTCACCCCAACTCTGGAGCGACCTGCAGCGACACCTGTTCCGACCAGATGACGACGAGCACGGCGCCGTCATCCTCGCCGGCCGCACCGACGGCCCCCGCGGCCCCAGACTGCTCGCCCGGGAACTCATCCTCGCCACAGACGGCGTCGACTACATCGAAGGCACCACCGGCTACCGAGCCCTCAAGCCGGAGTTCGTTCGCGACGCAGCCCTGCGGGCCCGCGACGAGAAGCTCAACTACCTCGCGGTCCACAATCACTTCGGCACGACGACCGTCAGCTTCTCCCCGGTCGACCTCGCCAGCCACGAACGCGGCTACCCCGCACTCCGGAAGATAACCCGCCAGACCGTCGGCGGACTGGTCCTTACTTCCCGCGCAGCGGCCGGAGACCTCTGGCTTCCAGACGGAACACGCGCCCCGTTAACCGAGGTCGTCATCCCCGGCGGAAACCTGATCCGACTCACTCCCTCGCCAGCATCCGCCACCTTGAGCGACCCATGCCATGATCGCCAAGCCCGCCTGTTCGGGGACCGCGGACAACAAGCTTTCCGGAAGATGCGGGTCGCCGTGGTCGGCCTCGGCGGAGTCGGCAGCCTTGTCGTCGAGCTGCTCGCGCGGCTCGGCGTTGGCCATCTCGTCCTAGTCGATCATGACACCGTCGACGAGACGAACCTTCCACGGCTCGTCGCAGCCGACCAGGGCGACATCGGAAGCAACAAAATCGAGCTCGCCGCCCGCAACGCACAACGCGCCAACCCCGCGATCGATCTCACGGTCATCCCCGAGCAGGTTCAACACCCTGAGGCACTGCGAGCAGTCGCGGCCACCGACTGGATCTTCCTCGCCGCCGACACCGACGCTGCTCGGCACTGGATCAATCAGACCGTCCACCAATACCTCGTTCCGGCCACCCAAGCAGGCGTGAAAATCCCGGTCGACACCGCCGGGAAGGTCGGCCGGATCCACGTAGCCGTCCGGCAACTCATCCCAGCAGGCAGCTGCATGTGGTGCGACGGCCTCATTAACCCGACCGCGCTGGCGCTGGACATGCTCCCAGGCAAGATCCAAGAGCGAGCCCGCTACGTCGACGAGATCCCAGCACCCAGCGTGATCGCCCTCAACAGTCTCGCCGCAGGCGAAGCGGTGAACCACTTCATGCTCGCCGTCACCAACTTTCACACCGATGACGACGAACACTCCTTCCTGCACTTCCCGCGCAGCGGACAGCGCGCCTACCAAAAAGCCCGCCGCGACCCGACATGCCCCACATGCTCCAGCCTCGGCCGCATCGCACGCGGTGACACCCCTTCCTAA
- the soxR gene encoding redox-sensitive transcriptional activator SoxR produces the protein MRTSPEDHLTIGEVIHRTGVPASALHFYERKGLIFSERTGSNQRIFSRHMLRRISLILVAKRLHIPLSDVAAVFTGLPVDRAPTHRDWQRVSRRWKKQLEERRRAIESLEHELTGCIGCGCLSMKACLLLNPDDALQGRGPGPVRLQQPSVPIAGDVAAHSHDEPRPDA, from the coding sequence GTGCGCACCAGTCCCGAGGACCATCTCACGATCGGTGAGGTCATCCACCGGACCGGTGTGCCCGCCTCCGCCCTGCACTTCTACGAACGCAAGGGCCTGATCTTCAGCGAACGCACCGGCAGCAATCAGCGGATCTTCTCCCGGCACATGCTCCGGCGGATCTCCTTGATCCTGGTGGCGAAGCGCCTCCACATTCCGCTGTCGGACGTCGCCGCAGTTTTCACTGGCCTCCCCGTCGATCGCGCCCCCACCCATCGTGACTGGCAACGGGTCTCCCGGCGCTGGAAGAAACAACTGGAGGAACGCCGCCGCGCCATCGAGTCGCTCGAACACGAACTCACCGGTTGTATCGGCTGCGGCTGCCTGTCGATGAAGGCATGCCTGCTCCTCAACCCCGACGACGCCCTCCAGGGGCGTGGCCCCGGACCGGTGCGGCTCCAGCAGCCCAGCGTCCCCATTGCCGGCGACGTCGCGGCCCATTCGCACGATGAGCCAAGACCTGACGCGTGA